Proteins encoded in a region of the Zunongwangia endophytica genome:
- a CDS encoding M16 family metallopeptidase, with product MTFKKIVAFLCFLAVYTANAQEKSSLKVNFESFTLSNGLKVILHTDHSDPVVAVALTAHVGSAREKEDRTGFAHLFEHLLFLESENLGKGGLDKMSARIGGSGANGSTSRDRTNFFQTVPKDALEKMIWAEADKLGYFINTVTEPVLAKEKQVVKNEKRQNYDNRPYGPTMYVIDKNLYPKNHPYNWQVIGSLEDLQNATLQDVKDFYNQWYVPNNVILTIAGDFDKEQAKQWVHKYFDEIPSGEEIKRQEKQLVNLKETKKLYYEDNFARLPELTMAWPSVYSYHEDSYALSILSEYLSSGKNAPLYKKLVEEKELTGSVRMYNYTSELAGELLLQIRAYNGKDLDSVAKAINETFAEFAKNGISDKDLKRIKAGQETSFYNSVSSVLGKGFQLAQYQIFANDPNFINKEMDKLLAVSKEDVMRVFNKYIKDQNYIATSFVPKGETQLALENSELAEIEEEKIVENAEEDFDASQQASYKRIPSSFDRTVEPPYAATPELSTPEVWKDFMPSGMQVYGITNDEVPLVKFEFQMDGGLLLENINKTGVSNLLAEVLGKGTATKTPQELEEAIALLGADIRINSGKTQISISGTTLAKNFEETIALVEEILLEPRWDEEEFKLAKQQVISQLEEEKANPNAIADLEFQKLIYGKRNILSKNPLGTKASVEAISLQNLKKYYKENLTPQRTKFLVVGALHKNLATDALKSLSANWPAKNVQLPKLPEPQLPQQSKVYFYDVPGAKQSVFRFGAPAMSAKNEDFYPAEVMNYRLGGGSFASQLTQQLREGKGYTYGIRSGFFGDEYVGPFMISTGVRTNITDDAAKLVQQILKDYSEDFNQHDLDVTKSYMIKSNMRKFETLDAKLNMLSEISNYNREYDYIKQREEIVNNLGILEVQDLAKKYINPKRMYYLIVGDAETQLEKLTNLGFGEPILINAEKK from the coding sequence ATGACCTTCAAAAAAATAGTTGCTTTTTTGTGCTTTTTGGCTGTTTATACAGCCAATGCACAAGAAAAGAGTTCTCTAAAAGTAAACTTTGAGAGTTTTACCTTATCAAACGGACTTAAAGTGATACTGCATACCGATCATTCTGATCCTGTGGTGGCGGTTGCGCTTACCGCGCATGTGGGTTCGGCTAGAGAGAAAGAAGATCGAACCGGTTTTGCGCATTTATTCGAGCATTTATTATTCTTAGAATCGGAGAATCTGGGCAAAGGCGGACTAGATAAAATGAGTGCAAGAATTGGTGGTTCTGGAGCGAATGGCTCTACCAGCCGCGATCGCACCAACTTCTTTCAAACTGTTCCTAAAGATGCTTTAGAGAAAATGATCTGGGCAGAAGCAGACAAATTAGGCTATTTTATTAATACCGTAACCGAACCCGTTTTAGCAAAAGAAAAGCAGGTCGTTAAAAATGAGAAACGCCAAAATTATGATAATCGGCCATACGGACCTACGATGTATGTAATTGATAAAAATCTTTATCCTAAAAATCACCCTTACAATTGGCAGGTTATCGGGAGTCTGGAAGATTTGCAAAATGCGACACTGCAAGACGTAAAAGATTTTTATAATCAGTGGTATGTACCTAACAACGTCATATTAACGATTGCTGGAGATTTTGATAAAGAGCAGGCGAAACAATGGGTTCATAAATATTTTGATGAAATTCCTTCAGGAGAGGAAATCAAAAGACAAGAAAAGCAGTTAGTAAATCTTAAGGAGACCAAAAAACTATATTACGAGGATAATTTTGCACGTCTACCTGAACTCACTATGGCTTGGCCTAGCGTTTATTCGTATCACGAAGATTCCTATGCGCTTTCAATTCTTTCAGAATATTTAAGTAGCGGAAAAAATGCGCCCTTGTATAAAAAATTAGTTGAAGAAAAAGAGCTCACCGGTTCGGTAAGAATGTATAATTACACTTCAGAACTTGCTGGCGAACTTTTACTTCAGATAAGAGCTTATAACGGAAAAGATTTGGATAGCGTTGCTAAAGCTATAAATGAAACTTTTGCTGAATTTGCCAAAAATGGAATTTCAGACAAAGATCTTAAACGAATCAAAGCGGGACAGGAAACCAGCTTTTATAATAGCGTAAGTAGCGTTTTAGGAAAAGGCTTTCAATTAGCCCAATATCAGATTTTCGCTAACGATCCTAACTTTATTAATAAAGAAATGGATAAACTTTTAGCGGTTAGCAAAGAGGATGTGATGCGTGTATTTAATAAATACATTAAAGATCAAAATTACATCGCTACCAGTTTTGTTCCGAAAGGTGAGACACAATTAGCTTTAGAAAATTCTGAACTTGCTGAAATTGAAGAAGAAAAAATTGTTGAAAATGCTGAAGAAGATTTTGATGCCTCGCAACAAGCGTCTTACAAAAGAATTCCTTCGAGCTTCGATAGAACGGTAGAACCACCTTACGCTGCTACACCGGAACTTTCTACTCCTGAAGTTTGGAAAGATTTTATGCCCTCTGGTATGCAGGTTTATGGAATTACCAATGACGAAGTTCCATTAGTGAAGTTTGAATTTCAAATGGATGGCGGACTTCTATTGGAAAATATAAACAAAACCGGGGTTTCTAATTTACTCGCAGAAGTTTTAGGCAAAGGAACTGCAACAAAAACGCCGCAAGAATTAGAAGAAGCTATTGCGCTGCTAGGTGCTGATATTCGAATAAATTCAGGTAAAACTCAAATTAGTATTTCTGGAACAACGTTAGCGAAAAACTTCGAAGAAACGATTGCTCTTGTTGAAGAAATTCTATTAGAACCCAGATGGGACGAAGAGGAATTTAAACTGGCAAAACAACAGGTGATTAGCCAACTGGAAGAAGAAAAAGCAAATCCAAACGCTATTGCAGATCTGGAATTTCAGAAATTGATCTACGGTAAAAGAAATATACTTTCTAAGAATCCTCTAGGCACAAAAGCTTCAGTAGAAGCGATAAGTCTTCAGAATTTGAAGAAATACTATAAAGAGAATTTAACGCCACAGAGAACCAAATTTTTAGTGGTTGGAGCGCTCCATAAAAATCTGGCTACCGATGCTCTAAAATCACTTTCTGCGAATTGGCCAGCGAAAAATGTTCAGCTTCCAAAATTGCCAGAACCTCAACTTCCGCAGCAATCAAAAGTTTATTTTTACGATGTTCCGGGTGCAAAACAATCTGTTTTTAGATTTGGAGCTCCGGCAATGTCTGCCAAAAACGAAGATTTTTATCCTGCTGAAGTTATGAACTACCGATTAGGTGGTGGTAGTTTTGCTTCACAACTTACTCAGCAATTGCGAGAAGGTAAAGGCTATACTTATGGAATTCGCTCTGGATTTTTTGGTGATGAATATGTTGGTCCGTTCATGATTTCAACCGGAGTTAGAACCAACATTACAGATGATGCAGCAAAGCTTGTTCAGCAGATATTAAAGGATTATTCAGAAGATTTTAATCAACATGACCTCGATGTTACTAAAAGTTATATGATTAAAAGTAACATGCGGAAATTTGAAACTTTAGATGCAAAACTGAATATGCTTAGTGAAATAAGTAATTATAACCGAGAATACGATTATATTAAACAACGCGAGGAAATAGTAAATAACTTAGGGATTCTTGAAGTGCAAGATTTGGCTAAGAAATACATTAATCCAAAACGGATGTATTATTTAATTGTTGGTGATGCTGAAACTCAACTTGAAAAATTAACAAACTTAGGTTTCGGTGAACCGATCCTTATCAATGCTGAGAAGAAATAA